The Palleronia sp. THAF1 genome window below encodes:
- a CDS encoding DUF6538 domain-containing protein yields MLRRRWYAALDVPKDVRTRIGKARFKESLRTESLSTAEVRVRPVIAKWKQIIEAARYGSDDELERIKSLALEWREDLRRAGPQERETLIDVLPHVAATEATGSSVRLIQDIVLGQNTPLMIALPDWISTSTNTSKTKAMQKADINRLAQRFPMTADVTKKSVNAWVDELQETEGLSPSTIRRILSACRMYWKFLARKDFVSSETDPFSEAAPTKANSSKADKKEKRQPFSPAEVVQLRDKAAQKGDTKLADLITIGMWTGMRIEEICSVRHSDISGALLHKSGEGFIL; encoded by the coding sequence ATGCTGCGTCGCCGTTGGTACGCAGCGCTTGATGTCCCGAAAGATGTTCGCACGCGGATAGGTAAGGCCCGATTCAAAGAAAGCTTACGTACTGAAAGCCTCTCGACTGCAGAGGTCAGGGTCCGACCCGTCATCGCTAAATGGAAGCAAATTATTGAAGCGGCCCGCTACGGCTCAGATGACGAACTAGAGCGCATCAAATCGCTAGCGCTGGAGTGGCGTGAAGACTTGCGTCGTGCTGGGCCCCAAGAGCGGGAGACCCTGATTGATGTACTTCCTCACGTTGCCGCCACCGAAGCGACGGGGAGCTCCGTTAGACTGATCCAAGACATCGTACTAGGACAGAACACCCCCCTGATGATCGCCCTACCCGACTGGATATCGACATCAACAAACACGTCGAAAACGAAGGCGATGCAAAAAGCAGACATAAATCGACTAGCACAGCGCTTCCCCATGACGGCAGACGTTACGAAAAAGTCTGTAAATGCTTGGGTTGACGAACTTCAGGAAACTGAGGGGCTCAGTCCGAGTACCATCCGGAGAATTCTTTCAGCTTGCAGAATGTACTGGAAGTTCCTTGCCCGCAAAGACTTTGTGTCCAGCGAAACCGACCCATTCTCTGAGGCCGCGCCAACAAAAGCGAATAGCTCAAAGGCAGATAAGAAAGAGAAACGACAACCCTTTAGTCCGGCAGAGGTCGTACAACTCAGGGACAAGGCGGCCCAGAAAGGGGATACAAAGTTGGCAGACCTGATCACTATTGGAATGTGGACAGGGATGCGAATCGAGGAAATCTGCTCAGTAAGACATAGTGACATATCAGGGGCTCTGTTGCACAAATCCGGTGAGGGATTCATCTTGTGA
- the ggt gene encoding gamma-glutamyltransferase gives MRAFLWSTVISSGLLASANAQQAADAVAPEVETRTTRDASAFGTVSEAARAALDAKAAGTPTQAEDWMVAAANPLAVEAGAKVLRAGGTAADAMVAVQTVLGLVEPQSSGLGGGAFLVWYDAASGELTTLDGRETAPLAATPTLFQTEDGEPLGFYDAVVGGRSVGTPGTPKLLEEAHTRWGQSEWSGLFDDAIALAENGFTVSDRMASSVAEDADRLQTFPATADYFFPGGKALQAGDTLMNAAYADTLRQIAAEGTEVFYNGPIATDIVETVTTASGNPGVLSTTDLSIYRVIERAPVCVPYRATEVCGMGPPSSGALTVGQILGMLDHYDLAALGPDSAEAWRLIGDASRLAFADRGRYMADSDYVPMPTKGLTDARYLDKRATLLGGDDALPEVAPGTPGWDHAMLWGDDNSIELPSTSHISIVDPYGNALSMTTTIENGFGSRLVVRGFLLNNELTDFSFSTHDDGSPIANRVEPGKRPRSSMAPTIVMQDDSPRLVIGSPGGSRIIGYVTQAIIAHLDWGMDVQQAVEMPHLVNRFGTFGLEEETSATDLETALSDMGFEVNTRDLNSGLHAIAISDTLSGGADPRREGIALGE, from the coding sequence ATACGCGCATTCCTATGGTCGACGGTGATCTCCTCGGGTCTTCTGGCGTCGGCAAACGCACAGCAGGCCGCCGATGCCGTCGCGCCAGAAGTCGAAACCCGAACAACCCGCGACGCCTCTGCTTTCGGCACCGTGTCGGAAGCCGCTCGTGCGGCTCTGGATGCCAAGGCCGCCGGCACACCGACCCAAGCCGAAGACTGGATGGTCGCTGCCGCCAATCCGCTGGCGGTCGAGGCCGGGGCGAAGGTTTTGCGCGCAGGCGGCACGGCGGCCGATGCCATGGTGGCCGTCCAGACAGTTCTGGGCTTGGTCGAGCCGCAATCGTCGGGGCTGGGCGGCGGAGCGTTTCTTGTCTGGTATGACGCGGCATCGGGCGAGCTGACGACGCTGGATGGCCGTGAGACCGCACCCCTGGCCGCAACGCCGACGCTGTTCCAGACCGAAGACGGGGAGCCGTTGGGCTTTTACGATGCCGTCGTCGGCGGCCGGTCTGTCGGCACGCCCGGCACACCGAAGTTGCTGGAAGAGGCGCACACCCGCTGGGGGCAGTCCGAGTGGTCTGGTTTGTTCGACGATGCCATAGCCTTGGCAGAAAACGGGTTCACCGTGTCGGATCGGATGGCCAGCTCTGTCGCGGAAGACGCGGATCGACTGCAGACTTTCCCCGCAACCGCCGACTACTTCTTCCCCGGCGGTAAGGCGCTGCAAGCAGGCGACACGCTCATGAACGCCGCCTACGCCGACACCCTGCGCCAGATCGCGGCAGAGGGCACCGAAGTGTTCTACAACGGACCCATCGCGACCGACATAGTAGAGACCGTTACAACGGCATCAGGCAATCCGGGTGTCCTCAGCACCACTGACCTTTCGATCTACCGTGTCATCGAACGCGCGCCCGTATGCGTTCCTTACCGCGCCACAGAGGTTTGCGGGATGGGGCCGCCCTCCTCCGGCGCACTGACCGTCGGGCAGATATTGGGGATGCTGGATCACTATGATCTGGCCGCTCTTGGTCCCGACAGCGCAGAGGCATGGCGGCTGATCGGCGACGCTTCGCGCCTCGCCTTCGCAGATCGCGGCCGCTACATGGCCGACAGCGACTACGTCCCGATGCCGACCAAGGGGCTGACCGACGCGCGCTACCTGGACAAGCGCGCGACTCTCCTCGGTGGTGACGACGCCCTGCCAGAGGTTGCCCCCGGAACGCCCGGCTGGGACCATGCGATGCTCTGGGGCGACGACAATTCGATCGAATTGCCCTCAACCTCGCACATTTCCATCGTCGACCCCTACGGAAATGCGCTGTCGATGACGACGACCATCGAAAACGGCTTCGGCTCACGCTTGGTGGTGCGGGGGTTTCTTCTGAACAACGAACTGACGGATTTCTCGTTCAGCACTCACGACGACGGCTCTCCCATCGCAAATCGGGTCGAGCCCGGCAAACGCCCGCGGTCCTCGATGGCGCCGACCATCGTGATGCAGGACGACAGCCCGCGGCTGGTGATCGGCTCTCCGGGCGGCAGCCGCATCATCGGCTACGTGACCCAGGCGATCATCGCTCACCTCGACTGGGGTATGGATGTTCAACAGGCGGTGGAAATGCCGCATCTGGTCAACCGCTTCGGCACTTTCGGGCTGGAGGAAGAAACGAGCGCCACAGATCTGGAGACGGCGCTGTCAGACATGGGATTCGAGGTCAACACCCGCGACCTGAACTCGGGCCTCCACGCAATCGCGATTTCCGACACGCTGTCCGGTGGAGCCGATCCCCGACGGGAAGGGATCGCTTTGGGTGAGTAG
- a CDS encoding glycerophosphodiester phosphodiesterase family protein, producing MRYPIMLALAVGAPLAGHAQEAAPTGPAISYGQRPAYLVDKLPDGELKTTLEACLDQTPRRTDFSIGHRGAPLMFPEHTVEANRAAAQQGAGILECDVTFTSDKELVCRHAQNDLHTTTNIVTTDLASTCVTPFTPAGDGGDATAECRTSEITLKEFRTLEPKMDAADASATTAEEYLGGVAPFRTTLYSDGAQLMTHAESIALFQDLGAKFTPELKAASVEMPFDGFSQEDYAQKLVDEYIAAGVPPEDVWLQSFNLSDVQYWIDSTDFGAQAVYLDDRYEAEDDDEGLIDPMDPATFKPTMAELKEMGVNYIAPPIWMLLTVNDAGEMVPSPYAEAATEADLEIIAWSLERSGPLAGGGGWYFQSVSDVVDGDEGYLTVLDALAQDVGVTGVFSDWPATVTFYANCMDL from the coding sequence ATGCGATATCCGATCATGCTGGCCTTGGCCGTAGGCGCCCCGCTGGCAGGACACGCCCAAGAGGCCGCCCCGACCGGTCCCGCCATAAGCTACGGCCAGCGGCCCGCCTACCTTGTGGACAAGCTTCCCGATGGAGAGCTGAAGACCACGCTAGAGGCTTGCCTTGACCAGACGCCCCGGCGCACCGACTTCTCCATCGGCCACCGCGGTGCGCCGCTGATGTTCCCCGAGCATACGGTGGAGGCCAATCGCGCCGCAGCTCAGCAAGGGGCGGGCATCTTGGAATGTGACGTGACCTTCACATCCGACAAGGAACTGGTCTGCCGCCACGCGCAGAACGATCTGCACACCACGACGAACATCGTGACGACGGATCTGGCCTCGACCTGTGTTACGCCGTTTACGCCCGCCGGAGATGGTGGCGATGCCACGGCAGAGTGCCGCACGTCCGAGATCACGCTGAAAGAGTTCCGGACGCTTGAGCCGAAGATGGACGCTGCCGACGCGTCCGCCACGACGGCGGAAGAATACCTTGGCGGCGTCGCGCCCTTCCGGACCACGCTCTATTCCGATGGCGCACAGCTGATGACCCACGCCGAATCCATCGCACTGTTCCAAGACCTTGGTGCCAAGTTCACGCCAGAGCTAAAGGCTGCATCGGTCGAGATGCCGTTCGATGGCTTCAGCCAGGAAGACTATGCTCAGAAGCTGGTGGACGAATACATCGCCGCAGGCGTGCCGCCAGAGGACGTTTGGCTGCAAAGCTTCAATCTGAGCGACGTTCAGTATTGGATCGACAGCACTGACTTCGGCGCGCAGGCGGTCTACCTTGATGACCGCTACGAAGCCGAGGACGACGACGAAGGCCTGATCGACCCGATGGATCCGGCGACCTTCAAGCCCACCATGGCCGAGCTGAAGGAGATGGGCGTAAATTACATCGCGCCGCCGATCTGGATGCTGCTGACAGTGAATGACGCGGGCGAGATGGTGCCCTCTCCATACGCGGAAGCCGCGACAGAAGCCGATCTGGAAATCATCGCATGGTCGCTGGAGCGCTCCGGTCCGCTGGCAGGTGGCGGCGGCTGGTACTTCCAATCGGTCAGCGATGTCGTCGACGGAGACGAGGGCTACCTGACCGTGCTCGATGCGTTGGCGCAGGATGTGGGCGTGACCGGTGTGTTCTCTGACTGGCCCGCGACCGTGACATTCTACGCCAATTGCATGGATTTGTGA
- a CDS encoding HAD hydrolase-like protein: MVGDTLHTDIRRGRHMGFATALVTGFGSLVGLNVDDAIKQAGIVPDFIVDRL, encoded by the coding sequence ATGGTGGGCGACACGTTGCACACCGATATCCGCCGCGGGCGGCACATGGGCTTCGCGACGGCGCTGGTTACCGGGTTCGGATCGCTGGTGGGGCTGAACGTGGATGATGCCATCAAGCAGGCTGGAATCGTGCCCGACTTCATCGTCGATCGGTTATAA
- a CDS encoding DUF2852 domain-containing protein yields MTSYADAPIVQRNPLQKAEGWLDQRGRFAWIAAMVAGFIFVWPVGLALLGYMVWQNKFSLGRSGSCGMRKSAMRQTPTGNAAFDAYRADTLRRLEEEQAAFEDFLKRLREARDKAEFDQFMEDRDRKDNTPDAA; encoded by the coding sequence ATGACCAGCTATGCCGACGCCCCGATCGTCCAACGCAATCCGCTGCAGAAAGCCGAAGGCTGGCTGGATCAGCGCGGGCGCTTCGCCTGGATCGCCGCCATGGTGGCGGGCTTCATCTTCGTCTGGCCGGTCGGTCTGGCACTGCTGGGCTATATGGTCTGGCAGAACAAGTTCTCGCTGGGCCGCTCTGGCAGCTGCGGGATGCGGAAAAGCGCCATGCGCCAGACGCCGACCGGGAATGCCGCGTTCGATGCCTACCGCGCCGATACCCTCCGCCGGTTGGAAGAGGAGCAGGCCGCGTTCGAGGACTTCCTGAAGCGTCTGCGCGAGGCGCGCGACAAGGCCGAGTTCGACCAGTTCATGGAAGACCGCGACCGCAAGGACAACACGCCCGACGCTGCATAA
- a CDS encoding RDD family protein: MTTTGSVAFKTAGPSLIFEDMMTQTAQTALPDPFAQAAFYEDTTTKRAVAWVIDVVIITVLSVLLTPLTLFTSIFYFPVFYMVVGIAYRTASIARLSGTPGMRAMSVELRDAQGQRFDFGQALLHTLGYTTQIVIFPLQLMSGALMIGTARGQGLTDMVLGSAAINRAALD; this comes from the coding sequence ATGACCACTACGGGGTCCGTCGCCTTCAAAACGGCGGGCCCATCGCTTATCTTCGAGGACATGATGACCCAGACCGCCCAAACCGCATTGCCAGACCCCTTTGCCCAAGCGGCATTCTACGAGGACACGACCACTAAGCGCGCTGTCGCATGGGTGATCGACGTCGTCATCATCACGGTGCTGTCGGTTCTCTTGACGCCGCTGACGCTGTTCACCTCGATCTTCTACTTCCCCGTGTTCTACATGGTCGTCGGGATCGCCTACCGGACTGCATCCATTGCGCGCCTGTCCGGCACGCCGGGAATGCGCGCCATGTCGGTCGAGCTGCGCGACGCGCAAGGTCAGCGGTTCGATTTCGGCCAAGCCTTGTTGCACACGCTGGGCTACACGACGCAGATCGTGATCTTCCCGCTGCAACTGATGTCCGGTGCGCTGATGATCGGCACCGCGCGGGGGCAGGGGCTGACGGACATGGTGCTGGGGTCTGCGGCAATCAATCGCGCGGCGCTCGACTAG
- a CDS encoding arginyltransferase, with amino-acid sequence MRHTLPIAPQFYVTAPQPCPYLADRVERKLFTALQGDEAGMLNDSLSKQGFRRSQNVLYRPSCTECAACISARIRVADFTPSRTQRRILKRSAQVTRSANAPWATEAQYALFRDYLDSRHADGGMADMDIFEFAAMIEETPVRSRVIEYNRPDPDTGEADLVAVCLTDVLEDGLSMVYSFYDPGVPQLSLGTYAILDHVEIARAAGLPYVYLGYWVPGSEKMGYKAKFDSVEIFKGGQWQDIGDPKDHESEMHPLSTDPIAEQVAKLDLPDVMSRHD; translated from the coding sequence ATGCGACATACACTGCCCATCGCGCCTCAATTTTATGTAACGGCCCCACAGCCGTGCCCTTATTTGGCCGATCGGGTCGAGCGGAAGCTGTTTACCGCTCTTCAGGGTGACGAGGCGGGCATGTTGAACGACAGCCTGTCGAAGCAGGGCTTCCGCCGCAGCCAGAACGTGCTCTATCGCCCGTCCTGCACGGAATGCGCGGCCTGCATCTCGGCGCGCATCCGCGTGGCCGACTTCACGCCATCGCGCACGCAGCGTCGTATCTTGAAGCGCAGTGCGCAGGTCACGCGCAGCGCCAACGCCCCGTGGGCGACCGAGGCGCAATACGCCCTGTTCCGCGATTACCTGGATTCGCGCCACGCCGATGGCGGCATGGCCGACATGGATATCTTCGAGTTCGCGGCGATGATCGAAGAGACCCCGGTGCGCAGTCGGGTCATCGAATACAACCGCCCCGACCCCGACACGGGGGAAGCCGACCTGGTCGCGGTTTGCCTGACCGACGTGCTCGAAGATGGACTGTCGATGGTCTATTCGTTCTACGATCCGGGCGTGCCGCAACTGTCCCTGGGCACCTACGCGATCCTCGACCACGTCGAAATCGCCCGCGCCGCCGGGCTGCCGTACGTCTACCTCGGCTACTGGGTGCCTGGGTCAGAGAAGATGGGCTACAAAGCCAAGTTCGACTCGGTCGAGATCTTCAAGGGCGGCCAGTGGCAAGACATCGGCGACCCGAAGGACCACGAGTCTGAAATGCACCCGCTGTCCACCGACCCCATCGCCGAGCAGGTCGCAAAGCTGGACCTGCCCGACGTGATGTCCCGCCACGACTAG
- a CDS encoding substrate-binding domain-containing protein, with the protein MLRTLSALALLAAPVHADVLVQSTTSTANSGLYDHLLPIFTDETGIDVNVVAVGTGQAIKNAMNCDGDVLLVHAKAREEAFVAEGYGTERRDVMYNDFVIVGPEADPAGINGEEDASAALTAIAEAEAPFVSRGDNSGTHTAELSLWDAAGMEPEGAWYRETGSGMGATLNVGVGMGAYALTDRATWVTFGNKGDIGVLVQGDPALFNQYGVIPVSVEACPSVNVEEAQVFADWLVSDAGQQAIGAFTVEGEQLFVPNAE; encoded by the coding sequence ATGTTACGCACCCTGTCCGCGCTGGCCCTGCTGGCCGCCCCTGTCCACGCCGATGTGCTGGTTCAGTCCACGACGTCGACCGCCAATTCCGGTCTATACGACCACCTTCTCCCGATTTTCACCGACGAAACCGGGATCGACGTGAATGTCGTGGCCGTGGGTACTGGGCAGGCGATCAAGAACGCGATGAATTGCGACGGTGACGTGCTGCTGGTCCACGCCAAAGCGCGGGAGGAGGCCTTCGTGGCCGAGGGCTACGGCACCGAGCGGCGCGACGTGATGTACAACGATTTCGTTATCGTCGGCCCCGAAGCCGATCCTGCCGGGATTAATGGTGAAGAAGATGCTTCGGCTGCGCTGACCGCCATCGCCGAGGCCGAAGCGCCCTTCGTTTCACGCGGAGATAACAGCGGCACGCATACTGCCGAGCTGTCGCTGTGGGACGCCGCCGGAATGGAACCCGAGGGCGCGTGGTATCGCGAAACCGGGTCGGGCATGGGGGCGACGCTGAATGTCGGCGTCGGCATGGGCGCCTACGCGCTGACCGACCGGGCGACTTGGGTGACCTTCGGCAACAAGGGCGACATCGGGGTTCTGGTGCAGGGAGATCCGGCACTGTTCAACCAATACGGGGTGATCCCGGTCAGCGTAGAGGCCTGCCCATCGGTCAACGTGGAAGAGGCTCAGGTTTTCGCGGACTGGCTGGTTTCCGACGCCGGGCAGCAGGCCATCGGGGCATTCACGGTAGAAGGCGAGCAGCTTTTCGTGCCGAACGCCGAATAG
- a CDS encoding ATP-binding cassette domain-containing protein yields MPVDSVLPLIVRDLRLERDGTSLLNGIDATIDAPGITVVMGPNGAGKSLFLKCLHGLQVPSSGTVTWPGPPPRQAMVFQHPVLLRRSVAANLDFVTRDRGKRDTLLDRVGLSDRARQPARALSGGEQQRLAFARALATDPQVLFLDEPTASLDPSSTAGIETLVQGAARAGTKVIFVTHDTGQARRLADDVLFLHQGRLTEHSHAADFFTQPESSPAAAFLAGDLPL; encoded by the coding sequence GTGCCCGTGGATAGTGTGCTGCCCCTGATCGTGCGCGATTTGCGGTTAGAGCGGGACGGCACGTCGCTGCTGAACGGGATCGACGCGACGATTGACGCACCCGGCATCACGGTCGTCATGGGGCCGAATGGGGCGGGCAAGTCGTTGTTTCTGAAGTGCCTGCACGGATTGCAGGTGCCCAGCTCCGGGACGGTGACATGGCCCGGCCCGCCACCGCGTCAGGCGATGGTGTTCCAGCATCCGGTGCTGCTGCGCCGCTCGGTGGCCGCGAACCTTGATTTCGTGACGCGAGATCGCGGCAAGCGAGACACCCTTCTCGACCGTGTCGGCTTGTCGGACAGGGCACGCCAACCCGCCCGCGCGCTGTCGGGAGGTGAACAACAACGACTGGCCTTTGCCCGCGCGCTGGCTACCGATCCGCAGGTCTTGTTCTTGGATGAGCCGACCGCCAGCTTGGACCCGTCTTCGACCGCCGGGATCGAGACGTTGGTGCAAGGGGCCGCGCGCGCTGGCACCAAGGTGATTTTCGTCACCCACGACACCGGACAGGCAAGGCGGTTGGCGGATGATGTCCTGTTTTTGCACCAGGGCCGCTTGACCGAACACAGCCACGCCGCAGATTTCTTCACGCAGCCCGAAAGTTCACCCGCCGCTGCATTCCTTGCCGGAGACCTACCCTTATGA
- a CDS encoding ABC transporter permease, translated as MQDFGTAFSLALSLILSGDADLLEIVGLSIYVSLTATLAALLLGLPSGAALAILRFPGRGTATGVVNALMGLPPVVVGLIVYMGLSRAGPLGFLGLLYSPTAMIVAQTILITPIVAALARQVIADLHAEYAETFRSLAIPPSAVLRACLWDARFALVTVALAGFGRAVAEVGAVMIVGGNIDHLTRVMTTAIALETSRGELALALALGLILLVLALAVNIAAQGLRLGEARARG; from the coding sequence ATGCAGGATTTCGGCACGGCCTTTTCGCTCGCGCTTTCGCTGATCCTCAGCGGCGATGCGGATCTGCTGGAGATCGTCGGCCTGTCGATCTACGTCAGCCTGACGGCCACGCTGGCTGCCTTGCTTCTTGGCCTACCTTCCGGCGCTGCATTGGCCATTCTGCGATTCCCGGGGCGTGGCACCGCGACCGGTGTCGTCAATGCGCTGATGGGCCTGCCGCCCGTGGTCGTCGGGCTGATCGTCTACATGGGCCTGTCGCGCGCCGGGCCATTGGGATTCCTCGGGCTGCTTTATTCGCCCACGGCCATGATCGTGGCGCAGACGATCCTGATCACGCCCATCGTCGCGGCATTGGCGCGGCAGGTCATCGCGGACCTTCACGCCGAATATGCCGAAACGTTCCGCTCCCTCGCCATTCCGCCCAGCGCCGTGCTGCGCGCCTGCCTGTGGGACGCTCGATTTGCCTTGGTGACAGTCGCTCTAGCCGGGTTCGGGCGCGCGGTGGCAGAGGTCGGCGCGGTGATGATCGTCGGCGGCAATATCGACCACCTGACGCGGGTGATGACGACCGCCATCGCTTTGGAGACATCGCGAGGGGAGTTGGCCTTGGCCTTGGCGCTGGGCCTAATCCTTCTGGTCCTGGCGCTGGCAGTGAACATCGCCGCGCAAGGGCTGCGGTTGGGAGAGGCACGTGCCCGTGGATAG
- a CDS encoding NAD(P)/FAD-dependent oxidoreductase, with translation MTESFDTVIIGGAAVGAATAYFLTRDTDARVAVIERDPSYARAATTLSAGSLRLQFSTALNVRLSAFGRTFLEDFPRAMGVDGLGPDVGFRAGGYLFLAATDAQAQVLHANHAVQIGAGAETALWSPDQVATAFPHLRTDDLTLASYGGAAEGWFDGATLLSGLRVKARAQGATFLRDEVVALDRQDARVTGVALASGRRLSCGSVVNAAGCRAAQIAAMAGITLPVEPRKRTVFAFDCRMSPEGSATVNEGRLPLMIDPSGVYCRPEGTGFIAGATPTPDPAADPDDLDPRHDEFEDIIWPTLAGRSEAFQAIRLRSMWAGQYDWNVLDRNAIIGAHPDVDNLFFANGFSGHGLQHSPAVGRGLSELIGTGGYRTLDLSELGWGRVSEQRTVVEQAVI, from the coding sequence ATGACCGAAAGCTTCGACACCGTAATCATAGGCGGCGCTGCCGTAGGGGCCGCGACGGCCTATTTCCTGACCCGCGACACCGACGCCCGTGTCGCTGTGATCGAACGTGATCCCAGCTACGCGCGGGCCGCGACGACCCTTTCGGCGGGCTCACTGCGGTTGCAGTTCTCTACGGCGCTGAACGTGCGTCTTAGCGCCTTTGGACGGACGTTCCTGGAGGACTTCCCGCGTGCGATGGGCGTGGATGGGCTTGGCCCGGACGTCGGCTTCCGCGCGGGCGGCTACCTGTTCCTCGCCGCGACCGATGCACAGGCGCAGGTCTTGCACGCCAATCACGCCGTTCAGATCGGCGCGGGGGCCGAAACGGCGTTGTGGTCGCCCGATCAGGTCGCGACCGCGTTTCCTCATCTACGTACCGATGACCTGACGCTCGCATCCTACGGTGGCGCGGCAGAGGGGTGGTTCGACGGCGCGACCTTGCTGTCCGGCCTGCGCGTCAAGGCCCGCGCACAGGGCGCGACGTTCCTGCGGGACGAGGTTGTGGCGCTGGATCGGCAGGACGCGCGCGTCACGGGTGTTGCGCTCGCCTCTGGCCGCCGATTGTCCTGCGGCTCGGTCGTGAACGCCGCCGGATGCCGCGCGGCACAGATCGCGGCGATGGCGGGGATCACCCTTCCGGTAGAGCCGCGCAAGCGCACGGTCTTCGCGTTCGATTGCCGGATGTCGCCCGAAGGCAGCGCGACGGTCAATGAAGGGCGCCTGCCGCTGATGATCGACCCCTCCGGCGTCTACTGCCGCCCGGAAGGCACCGGTTTCATTGCGGGTGCGACGCCAACCCCCGATCCGGCGGCGGACCCCGACGATCTGGACCCGCGGCATGACGAGTTCGAGGATATCATCTGGCCGACGCTCGCCGGGCGATCCGAAGCCTTCCAGGCGATCCGCCTGCGATCCATGTGGGCGGGGCAATACGATTGGAACGTGCTGGACCGCAACGCGATCATCGGCGCGCATCCTGACGTGGACAATCTTTTTTTCGCCAACGGTTTTTCGGGCCACGGCTTGCAACATAGCCCGGCAGTCGGGCGGGGATTGTCCGAGTTGATCGGTACCGGTGGCTACCGCACTCTGGACCTATCAGAACTGGGATGGGGCAGGGTGTCGGAACAGCGCACGGTCGTCGAACAGGCGGTGATCTAG
- a CDS encoding NAD(P)H-binding protein, whose amino-acid sequence MSHVLLLGATGTIGRATAAALLERGHRVTALIRPGSTAPIGCECIHAALAEWPAAIAAIRPQALVSCLASRTGAPADAWAIDHAATVAAIDAAQADHVVLLSALCVQEPALAFQHAKLATEKHLIASGARYSIVRPTAFFKSLSGQIGRVQAGKPFLVFGDGQLTACKPISDRDLAAYLADCLTDPARANRILPIGGPGPAITPLDQVAMLSRLLGREVPVRHVPLRLMGGIIGALSMAGTMSPRLRAKAELARIGRFYATRSMLVRDPETGRYDADATPETGTDTLADHYAARLSGEAADDRGDHAVF is encoded by the coding sequence GTGAGTCACGTCCTGCTGCTCGGCGCGACCGGCACCATCGGTCGCGCCACCGCTGCGGCGCTTTTGGAGCGCGGGCATCGCGTCACGGCGCTGATCCGACCGGGATCGACCGCGCCGATAGGATGCGAGTGCATCCACGCGGCACTGGCTGAGTGGCCCGCAGCGATCGCCGCCATTCGCCCGCAGGCGCTGGTCTCTTGCCTTGCCTCTCGTACCGGCGCGCCCGCCGACGCGTGGGCCATAGATCACGCAGCGACGGTCGCAGCCATCGACGCGGCGCAAGCGGATCACGTGGTTCTCCTCTCCGCGCTTTGCGTTCAGGAACCCGCACTGGCCTTCCAGCACGCTAAGTTGGCGACCGAGAAGCACCTGATCGCCAGCGGAGCCCGGTATTCCATCGTGCGCCCGACCGCCTTTTTCAAATCCCTGTCCGGCCAGATTGGCCGCGTGCAGGCAGGCAAGCCGTTCCTTGTGTTCGGTGACGGACAACTCACGGCCTGCAAGCCGATCTCTGACCGCGATCTGGCCGCCTACCTTGCCGATTGCCTGACCGATCCGGCCCGTGCCAACCGCATTTTGCCCATCGGCGGCCCCGGCCCCGCGATCACGCCGTTGGATCAAGTGGCGATGCTGTCGCGCTTGCTGGGACGCGAAGTGCCGGTCCGGCATGTGCCTTTGCGCCTGATGGGCGGCATCATCGGCGCGCTATCGATGGCGGGCACCATGTCGCCACGCCTACGCGCCAAGGCCGAACTCGCGCGGATCGGTCGCTTTTACGCCACGCGCTCCATGCTGGTGAGAGACCCGGAAACGGGCCGCTACGACGCCGATGCTACGCCGGAAACCGGCACCGACACACTGGCCGACCATTACGCAGCGCGGCTGTCAGGCGAAGCGGCGGACGACCGGGGCGATCACGCGGTGTTCTAG